From the genome of Fundidesulfovibrio putealis DSM 16056:
TGGAGCACCAGGACTCCCTGCGTACCGAACCCCGCTTCGACGGGAAATAAAGACGGATTCATGCGCTTCAAATCAATCGTACTGGTGAGCCACGTCACGGACCTCTCCGGCCCCTCCGAGGCTGTTGAGAACTACCTGAAGACCCGCTCGGACAAGCTCGGGGTCATCTACCACCCCTTCCACTACTGCGCGGACCGCCGCTCCCGCCTGAAAGAGTACAGGCAGGGACAGCTGAAACGCGAAGTCAGCCAGGGCGGTTGGAACCTGCCGCCGCTTTTGACCTACGTGAAGGACGCGGTGTTCTCGCTCTTGTATTTCCTGCGCCTGGGCGCGAAGTTCGACGTATATCTTGGGGCCGACCCCCTGAACACCGTGGTGGGCGTGCTGCTCAAGTGGCTTGGGCTCACCAACTTCGTGATCTTCTACACCATCGACTGGATGCCCGAGCGCTTCTCCAACAAATACCTGAACGCCGTGTACCACTGGCTGGACCGCTTCTGCGTGCGCCATTGCGACGCGGCATGGAACATCTCGCCGCGCATCCAGGAGGTGCGCCGCTCCCAGGGGCTGCCCGATTCGCGCAACATCCTGGTGCCCGTGGGCGTTGACCTGGAAAAGATCGACCTGCCCGACAAGTCCGGAAAGGAACCCAGCGAGCTGGTGCTTCTTGGCGCGCTGGCTCCCTCCAAGGGCGTGGACATGGTCATCGAGGCCTTCCCCAGCCTGAAGGAGCGCTTCCCGCAGCTGACGCTCCATGTGATCGGCAAGACCCCACACGACGCCGTGGAGGACGGGGTGGTCTACCAGCCCTACGAGCCGCGCCTGGCCGCGCTGGGAACGGGCGTGGTGCTGCACGGGGCAAGGCCCCACGACGAGGTCCTGGCCATGCTGCCCGGCTACGACATCGCCCTGGCGCTCTATAAACCCTCGCCCAACAACCTCTCCCAGTGGGCGGACCCAAGCCGCGTGAAGGACTATCTGGCCTGCGGCCTGCCCACGATCATCACCCCCGTGCCGGAGATCCACAAGGACATCCGCACCCTGGAGGCTGGCATCGTGGTGGACTACGCAGTGGAGCCTTTGGCCGAGGCCATTGGCCGTCTGCTGGCCGACCCCGGCCTGTGGCGCGCCATGCGCGAGAACGCGCTGCGGTACATGGATTCCTATGCCTGGAGCGCAATCCTGGACCGGGTGTTCGACGAGTCCTTCCAGGGCAGGGCGTGATTTCGGGCTGCGCGATGCGCCAACACGGTTTCGCAGGGCGTGGGTTCCTGGACGCGCGCGCCCAGGTGATCCAGGTGCTTCCGTTGTGTGCCGTGACCTCCCGGTTCCTGCCGCACGCTCCTGAACGCGTCCCTGCAAGGTCCGCCCGGTGAAAAAGCCGCTTCCCCTGGCCGCGTTGGCCGCTGCCGCCACGGTCGTCGCCCTGGCGCTCCTATCCTTTGCGGGGGTGCTGTCTCGTCCCGGTCTGGTGGGCCATACATGGGACTGGGGCATTCCCAGCTTTGCCGAGCAGTTCCGCTCCATGGCCGAGCACCACTTCTCCACCTGGGACTCCTACTTCGAGACCGGGCGCTACCACTACTTCAAGCTGGAGCTGCTCTACTGGCAGCTGATAACCCCCCTGGCCGTCATCGGCGGGGAGTGGATGTCCAAGCTGTTGCCGCTCGTATTCGTCACGGCATCGGGGCTGGCCATGCTGCCCCTGGCCCGCAGGCTCGGCCTTAACTGGTTCTATGCCACCCTGGCCGCGCTGTTCTACGCCTTCTCGCCCTACACCTACAGCCGGGTGGTGGCCGGGCACATGCCCATGCTGGCCGGGTTCGCGCTCATCCCGCTTCTGCTGCTGGCGTATTTCAATCTGGTGCGGGCCATCCGGGAGCAGGGGCGCATATCCGCGCGCCTGGTCATCGTGTGCGGGCTCATTCTCGGCCTTACCTCGCTGCACCCAAGCGTTGGCGTGGGCTCGGCGGCCATGCTCGGCATCCTGAGCCTGTACTTTCTGGCCAAAGGCCCTGGCCGGGGCAGGCTCACAGTAGCTGTTGGTCTGGTGCTCACCCTGGCCATGCTCATGAACATCCACTTCATGGCCCCGTTTTTGGCCGATTACCTGGGCAAGGGAGCCATCCGCCACGGCTGGGGGCTGTCGGCTTCGGCCAAGGGCGACGTCACCGTGGATACGGAACTCCCCATGCGCGAGGGCTTCCACCAGTCCACCAGCCAGCCGGTGGACGCGGTCATCCGCCTGGACCTGCGCCCCGGCATGGACACCGAGTACGCCTTCCCTGCGCCGGGGGGACTGCGCGTGCCCTGGGTGGGGGCGTCGCTCACGCTGGCCGGGCTGGCCCTGTGTTCGTTCCTGGCCCGGCGCGGACGCCCCGAGGTCCAGGGTCTGTTCTTGGTGGCCGTGGTTGGCGTGCTTTTGGTGTGCGGGTCGCGCACGGCCTTCGGCTTCGCCTTCTACCAGTGGCTGCTCAAGGGCTTCGTGCCCATCCTCTTTGCCGCGTTCTCCAACACCACCCGCTGGTTGCCGCTGATCGTCACGGCCTATGCGCTGCTGGCCTTCCAGCTGCCCCAGGCCTGGGAGGAGCGCGGCGCAAAGCGCGCGTGGCTCCTGCGCGCGGCCATGCTGCTGGTCGTGCTCCTGTTCATCTCGCCGTATCTTGGCCAGAAGCTCCTGGACAACTCGCCCAAGGACCAAGTGCCCCAGCCCCTGGCCCTCAAGCACACGCCCATCCACTCCGAGGACGCGGCGGTGTACTCCTTCCTGCGCGACCAGCGCGCGGGCTTCCGCGTGGCCTACCTGCCGCCTGTCGGCATCAGCTGGCCCGGCGATTCGCCCTACGGCTACGAGTGGTCCTCGGCCTATTCGCCCAAGCCCTTCTTCCTGGCCTTCTACAACAACCCCCTGGGCAACGAGATCATAAAGACCATGTACGCCGAGCAGCCCAGCCCCCGCCTGGACCGTCTGTTCGGGCTGGCCTCGGTGAAGTACCTCGTCTACCCGCACGACGAGTTCTTCATCTCCTACCAGGATTTCCAGCCCGCCTACCGGGGCGAGCCGGTTGTGGACGGCTTCAAGAACTACAAGCCCGTGCTGGACCGCACCCTGGCCCTGCAAAAGGGGCTGGTGCCGGTGAAGCGCTTCGACACCGTGGACGTGTACCGCAACCCCCTGGCCGCGCCCTACGTGCTGGCCGCCAACCAGTTGCTGGCAGTGGCCGACGCCTCGGGCGACGGGGCTGATCTGGTGGCGGCGTCGCTGCCGGACGTGGCGGGCCTGGACATGTACCGGCCCGGACAGGCGCTCGTCTCCGCAGGGGACGACCCGCGCTTTCTGGAGCTCCTCACGCGGGTGATGGGCCAGGAGCGCACGCGGGCCTTCCTTTCGGACCGCACCGGCAAGCGTCAGGCGCTCCTGTATCTGGGGCGCGAGTACGCGGCCCCGGCCCTGGAGTTCCGCAGGCTCGGCCCCACGGCCTGCCTGGTGCGCCTCTCGGGCGTGACCGAGGGCTTTCCGCTCCTGTTCCAGGAGACCTTCCACACCGGGTGGCGCGCCTACGTCATGCCCGTGCCCGCCCCGGCCCAGACGCTTCCCGCCGCGCTCCTGGATCAGTACCGCGTGTTCAAGGACAACGAGGACGATCAGGCCGCCCCGGACGAGCTGAAGGATTTCGTGGCGCGCGGCTTCGTGAGCACCCTGGGCGACGGCGCGCCGCAGTCGCGCACGGTGTACCGGTACGGCCCCGGCGGCAAGGTGGTCGGCGAGAAGGCCAAGCCCTTCACCGTGGATTTCGTGTCCAAGCGCTTCCTGACCAGCCTGCAGAACGACAACCTGCCGCGCCCGGCGCTGCGGGCCGCCTGGAGCGAGGGTTCGCTCGACCCCGTGGGCGCGGACCAGCCGGGCTTCGACCCGCTCTCGCCCGCCTCCTGGAAGGCCACGGGCGCGCAGGAGGGCAGGGCCATGTCTTGGCCGGAGATGCTGCACTGGCAGGCCAGCGGCTTCGCCAACTCCTGGTGGATCGACCCGGAGGTCCTGAAGAGCCTGGGGCCGGACGCCACCCGCTATGTGCGGCCCAACCCGGCTGGCGGCATCGACCTGGAGATACTGATCGAGTTTCGGCCCCAGCGCTTCTACCTGCTGGGCCTTGCTGCGTCCGGCCTGACCGTGTCCGCCTGCCTGCTGGCCCTGGCGCTTATGACAGTGCGTTCCTTCCTGTCGGCAAGGAGGGCGCGTGGCTAGGCTGGGCATCATTCCCGAGGAGAACCCGCGCTGGCCCTGGACCATGGGCCTGACGCTCTTTGGCGCGCTGACGGCCCTGGCCTGCATGCGCTATCTGGCGCTGCGCTCCACGGTGTTCGATCTGGGCGTGTTCGTGTGCAACCTGTCGGCCATGAGCCAGGGCGGCGAATGGTGGCGGGCGCTCAACGGCCACATTCAGCCGGTGCTCTGGGCCTATTCCTGGCTCATAAGCCCGCTGCCGGACTGGCTTGCGCCTCTTGGCCTCATGGTGGCCCAGGCCTTCATGCTCTGCCTGCCCCTGCCGTTTTTGGCCCGGCGCTACGGGGCCTTCACCGCCCTGGCCTATTTCGCCAGCTTCGCGGTGTGGCACAACGGCCTGTTCGATTTCCACCCGGACCATCTGGCCATCCCCATCGGCTTCTGGTTCTTCTTCCTGGTGGAGGACGACAACCCCTGGGGGGCGGCCTTCGCGGCGCTGTGCCTGTGCCTCATCAAGGAGACCTTCGCCATCCAGGCGGCGGCCTGCGGCATCTACCTGGCCTTCCAGCGCCGGGGCGGCGTGGCCGGGACGGTGGTCTTTTTCGCGGGGCTCATCTGGTTCTGGCTGGCAACGGCCAAGCTGATCCCGTTCTTCACCATGGACGCCGGCGTGGGCGTGTCCGCCGGGGCCTTCGCCTGGATCGGCGGCGGCTCGGTGCTGGGCAAGCTCTGGTTCGTCATCACGCATCCGTTCACGGCTTTGGCCAATATCTTCGGAGACTTCAAAAAAATAAGATATTTGGGCGCGCTGCTGGGTTCCGTGGCCTTCCTGCCGCTTTTGAGCCCCGGCCCGCTGGTGGTGGCGCTGCCCGTGGTGGCTTTGTCGCTTCTGTCCACGCGCCCGGATTATTTCTCCATCACCAACCACTACACGGCCGGGCTGGTGGCTCCGCTCATCGTGGCGTTCGCCCAGGCCATGCCCGTGGCCAGGGAGCTGGTGCAGTCGCGCCGCAGCCGCCTGGACCGCTGGGCGGGCGTGCTGTTCCTGGTGCTGCTGGCCGGACACATCGTACTTTCGCCGTCGCCCCTGTCGGTGCACTTCTGGCGTGCGGGCGGCTTCTCCGGCTACTGGCCGGACTCGCGCGACACCCGCATCATCCGGGCCATGGAGACGCTCCTGCCGGACGACCCGTCCGTGGTGGTCATCACCCAGAACAGCCTGAACTGGGGCAAGGCCGTCAGCCGCGACTTCTCCAACAGCTTCCCCATGGCCGTGTTCGAGCCGCACCACGCCCAGAATTCCGGCTCGGCCACCTTCCGGGACTTCCGGCGCTTCATAGCCACCGGTGAGAAGCCGGTGTTCCCGGTGACCCAGAGCCTGGCCGAGTACGTGGTGCTGGACTTGAAGCGCCCCTGGTTCGTGGTGGACAAGGGCTGCGAGTGGAAGGACGGCGTCTGCCGCGACCAGGCCCTGGCGGCGGTGTTCAGGGAAAACCTGGAGCAGACGTTGCGGCTGTTCGAGACCGTGGTGGAGGACGACGGCTTCATGATCCTCAAGCGCAGGCCCCAATGATGCTCCGTTTGTTCGTCCTCCTTGTGCTGGCTGTCATGGGCATCGCAGACCCATCTGCCGCCCAGAAGCTCACCGAAACCAAAAACCTGCCCCTGCCCCCGGCGCTCTGGGCGGGCGGGGCGTCCGCCGTTGGTGGCCAGCTTATGGCGCGGGTGGCCATGCGTAAGGTGAAATACGCCAGAGTGCTTTCGCAGCGCGCCCTGGCACTGCCCGAGGCGGCCATTGCGTGGCCCGTTTCGCAAGTGCCGGGCGGGGTGCGCCGCCTGGAGCTGGCCGGGTCGGATTCGGCTCTCAAACTGTCCGATTTCAACGAAGCCCGCCTGGACTACCTGACGGACTCCCCGGACCAGCCCGGATGCCTGGGGTTCGTGGTCGAGCTTTCCGGCAACGGCGAGCGGGCCGTGTTCGTATCCGACCCGTTGGAGACCGTGGACCACCTCACGCCGCAGTGGGCCGACGGAGCGGGGCGCGAGTCCATCCCCGTTGCCAGCGCCTCCTGGACCGGAAAAGGCCTGCGTTATCAGCTCTCGCGCCTGCTGGACCGCGCGCCCGACGACCTGTGGCGCACCTCCCAGGACGGGTTGTCCACCTTCCTGCAGCGCCGCTTCAACAAGCCCGTGCAGGAGCTTGGAGCCATCGACGTGGTGCTGCTGCGCGGCCAGGAGGTCCAGGTGAACGCCGTGGTGGCCCTGGATCCGGGAAGCCGGTCGCGCACGGTTCTGGACTGGTACGCGCTGCCCAAGCGCTTCTTCGACCTGGGCGACGGGCGCACCATCCTGCGCCTCTACGTGGGACGCCACCTGCGCGAGATCGCGCCGGGACGCTCCGGCGTGCTGCTCAAAGAGCTCTCGCTCATGTTTTTCAAGCAGAACGTGGGGGACGTGGAGCGCGACCGCAACGTGGAGAAGATCCTATTCGTGCCCACCGGCCTGGACGGGGAGCTTCTGGCACAGGGCCTGCCCCGCAACCTCCCGGCCAGGGCCAGGGAGGTGTTCGCCGGGCGAGGCGAGCTGGCCGCCAACCTCCAGGCGCTGGGTCAAGCCCCCTGGAAGGGCATGGCCCTGACCCGGTTCAGCGTGGTGCAGTCGCCCCAAAATCCCCAGGGAGCCCAGACCGGTCAACCTTTCCGGCAAGTGCTGGAATCCGCGCGTCTGGCCAACGTGGCCCCGCGCCGCGACGTTCCGGCCATCGTGGCCGCCATGGCCGAGCGCTGCGCGAGTTTCGGCGCGGCCTGCGACGTGGAGGCAGCGGACGGGCTCGTCAGCCAGGCGCCGCTGTGGAGCCTGGACTTCCAGGCCCTTGCTGGCTCCGGGAACGGCTCCGGCGCGGCGGTGCATCCGGCGCTTACCGGTAACTTGATCACTTCACCTGGGCGGCTTTCCTTCGCCAGCGCGCTGGACGGGCTGAGCGTAGAATCGGCCAGCGGCTCGCTGGTGCTGGAGACCGGCGCGGCCTTCCTGCCGTCGGCGAACACGCGC
Proteins encoded in this window:
- a CDS encoding DUF2079 domain-containing protein — encoded protein: MARLGIIPEENPRWPWTMGLTLFGALTALACMRYLALRSTVFDLGVFVCNLSAMSQGGEWWRALNGHIQPVLWAYSWLISPLPDWLAPLGLMVAQAFMLCLPLPFLARRYGAFTALAYFASFAVWHNGLFDFHPDHLAIPIGFWFFFLVEDDNPWGAAFAALCLCLIKETFAIQAAACGIYLAFQRRGGVAGTVVFFAGLIWFWLATAKLIPFFTMDAGVGVSAGAFAWIGGGSVLGKLWFVITHPFTALANIFGDFKKIRYLGALLGSVAFLPLLSPGPLVVALPVVALSLLSTRPDYFSITNHYTAGLVAPLIVAFAQAMPVARELVQSRRSRLDRWAGVLFLVLLAGHIVLSPSPLSVHFWRAGGFSGYWPDSRDTRIIRAMETLLPDDPSVVVITQNSLNWGKAVSRDFSNSFPMAVFEPHHAQNSGSATFRDFRRFIATGEKPVFPVTQSLAEYVVLDLKRPWFVVDKGCEWKDGVCRDQALAAVFRENLEQTLRLFETVVEDDGFMILKRRPQ
- a CDS encoding glycosyltransferase; this translates as MRFKSIVLVSHVTDLSGPSEAVENYLKTRSDKLGVIYHPFHYCADRRSRLKEYRQGQLKREVSQGGWNLPPLLTYVKDAVFSLLYFLRLGAKFDVYLGADPLNTVVGVLLKWLGLTNFVIFYTIDWMPERFSNKYLNAVYHWLDRFCVRHCDAAWNISPRIQEVRRSQGLPDSRNILVPVGVDLEKIDLPDKSGKEPSELVLLGALAPSKGVDMVIEAFPSLKERFPQLTLHVIGKTPHDAVEDGVVYQPYEPRLAALGTGVVLHGARPHDEVLAMLPGYDIALALYKPSPNNLSQWADPSRVKDYLACGLPTIITPVPEIHKDIRTLEAGIVVDYAVEPLAEAIGRLLADPGLWRAMRENALRYMDSYAWSAILDRVFDESFQGRA